A portion of the Carya illinoinensis cultivar Pawnee chromosome 11, C.illinoinensisPawnee_v1, whole genome shotgun sequence genome contains these proteins:
- the LOC122280544 gene encoding squamosa promoter-binding-like protein 13A: protein MDWHLKAPSWDFTELEQEAFPNTETVGGSSSFGYQSTNEGDFSVDLKLGQLGNSANEPVVNKWKEPGVSKMSSSPSGSSKRARATNNGSNHPVSCLVDGCTSDLSNCRDYHRRHKVCELHSKTPQVTICGQKQRFCQQCSRFHSLEEFDEGKRSCRKRLDGHNRRRRKPQPEPLSRSGNFLSNYQGTQLMPFSSSHVYPSTNMVSPAWAGVLNTAADARLHNQQQQLQLLDKEKLFLGSSPSTSSTNYMGGKQLSFLQGGSTILNNQSSLEAPECQPLLRTIALSESGGARSKMYGDRLTTRVHDSDCALSLLSSPQSQSSGLALGHMVHPNSVSLVQPLDSSLNGNNLEPMESVLISNGSDSNIHCQGMFHMASEESPANETPQTFPFHWE from the exons ATGGACTGGCACTTGAAAGCACCTTCTTGGGATTTCACAGAATTAGAACAAGAAGCCTTTCCCAACACAGAAACAGTAGGTGGTTCAAGTAGTTTTGGATATCAAAGTACCAATGAAGGAGATTTTTCAGTTGATTTGAAGCTTGGTCAGTTGGGTAATTCAGCCAATGAGCCAGTAGTTAATAAATGGAAGGAGCCTGGAGTCTCAAAAATGTCATCATCACCTTCCGGATCATCAAAGAGGGCCAGAGCAACTAACAATGGTAGTAATCACCCAGTGTCATGTCTTGTTGATGGCTGCACTTCAGACCTTAGTAATTGTAGGGACTACCATAGGCGCCACAAGGTGTGTGAGCTCCATTCCAAGACTCCCCAAGTAACCATTTGTGGCCAGAAGCAAAGGTTCTGCCAGCAGTGCAGCAG GTTCCATTCACTGGAGGAATTTGATGAAGGAAAGAGAAGCTGCAGAAAACGTCTTGATGGACATAATCGGAGGCGAAGAAAGCCTCAACCTGAACCCCTGTCTCGATCTGGGAACTTCTTGTCCAATTACCAAG GCACCCAGTTGATGCCATTCTCCAGTTCACACGTATATCCCTCCACTAACATGGTGAGCCCTGCCTGGGCTGGAGTTCTCAATACTGCTGCAGATGCTAGGCTTCATAACCAGCAGCAACAGTTACAGTTACTGGATAAAGAAAAACTATTTCTTGGATCATCCCCTAGTACTAGCAGCACCAATTATATGGGAGGGAAGCAACTCTCGTTCTTGCAGGGCGGCAGCACCATACTCAACAACCAATCGTCTCTTGAAGCACCTGAATGCCAGCCGCTTCTGAGGACCATTGCTTTATCGGAAAGTGGTGGAGCTAGGAGCAAAATGTATGGTGACAGGTTAACAACTCGAGTCCATGACTCAGATTGTGCTCTCTCTCTTCTGTCATCGCCTCAATCACAGTCGTCTGGCCTTGCTTTGGGCCACATGGTGCATCCCAATTCAGTCTCCCTGGTGCAGCCCTTAGACTCAAGCTTAAATGGTAACAACTTAGAGCCTATGGAATCAGTTCTGATTTCCAATGGCAGTGACAGTAACATCCATTGCCAGGGAATGTTTCATATGGCGTCTGAGGAATCACCAGCAAACGAAACCCCTCAAACATTTCCCTTTCATTGGGAGTAA